A section of the Roseivirga sp. BDSF3-8 genome encodes:
- a CDS encoding shikimate kinase, which translates to MNPRRTFLTGMPGSGKSTTGKLISREWGIDFIDLDDQIEAACGMHVTQIFSEKGEDYFRRKEAEVLRQVVVRYPTSVIACGGGTPCFYNNIEVMQTSGAIIYIEVDPAEIFKRLEKEGKEKRPLLKEHSGEELIKLLSDKLKNRVPYYERARHIIAATGKSPEMVAEEILRSF; encoded by the coding sequence ATGAACCCTAGGCGAACCTTTCTGACCGGCATGCCTGGTAGTGGAAAATCCACCACCGGTAAACTTATTTCCCGGGAATGGGGAATTGATTTTATAGACCTTGACGACCAGATAGAGGCCGCATGCGGAATGCACGTCACTCAAATTTTTAGTGAAAAAGGGGAGGACTATTTTCGAAGGAAAGAAGCCGAAGTGCTCAGGCAGGTAGTCGTACGATATCCTACTTCCGTTATTGCTTGTGGAGGAGGCACCCCCTGCTTTTATAATAATATAGAAGTAATGCAGACGAGCGGTGCCATTATCTACATTGAGGTAGATCCTGCTGAGATTTTCAAGCGTCTGGAAAAAGAAGGGAAGGAGAAGCGGCCTTTACTTAAAGAACATAGTGGGGAAGAGCTTATTAAGCTTCTTTCAGATAAATTAAAAAACCGGGTTCCCTACTACGAGAGAGCCCGGCATATCATAGCTGCCACCGGTAAAAGCCCTGAAATGGTGGCTGAGGAAATTCTCAGAAGTTTTTAG
- a CDS encoding ABC transporter permease, whose amino-acid sequence MLKFIFKRLFYGLLVVLGVVLVVFFLFHALPGDPVAMMAGQRTDISTQEAIKKELGLDKPLMVQLGRYLNDLSPVSVHEDTPENEMKYEYTILFGVGGDDVLVVKAPYLRRSFQTNRRVGEVILENVEATLWLAIAAMVLATALGVMFGLISALYQNSFWDHFLVSTSVLGISVPSFVSAIIIAMIFGYYLADYTGLNLTGQLWVNDAIYGRELHLENLILPAFTLGIRPLSIIVQLTRSSMLEVLSQDYIRTAQAKGLRFYKVVTKHALKNALNPVITAVSGWLASLMAGAFFVEYIFDWKGLGYVTISAVQSLDFPVVMGAVLFIALVFVVINIFVDIVYALLDPRVRLS is encoded by the coding sequence ATGTTAAAATTCATATTTAAACGTTTATTCTACGGACTCCTTGTTGTTTTAGGAGTTGTCCTGGTCGTGTTCTTCCTGTTTCATGCCCTGCCGGGAGACCCGGTAGCGATGATGGCGGGGCAGCGGACTGATATCTCCACACAGGAGGCGATTAAAAAAGAGCTTGGCCTGGATAAGCCCCTCATGGTGCAATTAGGTCGGTACCTTAATGACCTGTCGCCTGTTTCTGTTCATGAGGATACGCCGGAGAACGAAATGAAATATGAATACACCATCCTATTCGGAGTGGGTGGTGATGACGTACTGGTAGTTAAGGCCCCCTACCTGCGCAGAAGCTTTCAGACAAACCGCCGGGTGGGAGAGGTTATTCTTGAAAATGTAGAGGCTACGCTTTGGCTTGCCATTGCGGCTATGGTACTTGCCACCGCATTAGGGGTTATGTTCGGGCTTATTTCTGCCCTTTACCAAAACTCCTTCTGGGATCATTTTCTGGTTTCAACATCGGTGCTAGGTATCTCGGTGCCTTCCTTTGTGAGTGCTATTATCATTGCCATGATTTTTGGTTACTATCTCGCGGACTATACCGGCCTGAACCTAACCGGACAATTATGGGTGAATGATGCTATTTATGGCAGGGAGCTACATCTGGAAAACCTCATCTTGCCTGCATTTACCCTTGGTATCAGGCCATTGTCGATAATAGTACAACTCACCCGAAGCTCCATGCTGGAGGTGTTGAGCCAGGATTACATACGTACCGCTCAGGCTAAAGGGCTTCGCTTTTATAAGGTGGTTACCAAACACGCCCTCAAAAATGCACTAAACCCTGTGATTACAGCCGTATCCGGCTGGCTGGCCTCCCTTATGGCGGGTGCCTTCTTCGTTGAATATATCTTCGACTGGAAAGGCCTCGGTTACGTAACTATCAGTGCTGTCCAGAGCCTTGATTTTCCTGTAGTTATGGGAGCTGTATTATTCATCGCTCTCGTCTTTGTGGTCATTAACATTTTCGTGGATATTGTATATGCCCTGCTAGATCCCCGGGTAAGACTAAGCTGA
- a CDS encoding BT_3928 family protein, translated as MKAIFNVSRILVGGLFIFSGLIKINDPVGTAIKLEEYFHVFAEDFGDLFLAFVPYVLPLSIFLCVLEVILGVALLIKYRLRITVALLMLTIVFFTFLTFYSAYFNKVTDCGCFGDAIKLTPWESFSKDVILLILIFIMALYLYAGGRKGITFNKSKAADFVMLGVTVVCVGIAIYAVEHLPYLDFRAYKVGTSIPTDMQASEPLQYEYIMVKDGKEEAFRDYPTDPAYEFKEMKLLNPEAQAKITDYNLWNDEGDFTEQSFVGSKLAFIMYNTDKTDAESLEEIKSLLARLPANIEPVILTSTSGQKLDSFLKEKGLNVPYYFADATVLKTIIRSNPGIVLLDEGTVKGKWHYNDLPSVAEINRLAAR; from the coding sequence ATGAAAGCTATATTCAATGTTTCCAGGATACTGGTAGGGGGACTTTTTATTTTTTCAGGGCTTATTAAGATCAATGACCCGGTTGGTACTGCCATTAAACTGGAGGAATATTTCCACGTATTTGCAGAAGATTTTGGCGATTTATTCCTCGCCTTTGTGCCCTATGTACTACCCCTGAGTATCTTTCTGTGTGTGTTAGAGGTGATACTTGGCGTGGCTCTCCTTATAAAGTACAGACTGCGGATCACAGTGGCTTTGCTTATGCTTACCATTGTCTTCTTTACCTTCCTCACATTTTATTCCGCTTACTTTAATAAGGTCACCGACTGTGGCTGTTTTGGAGATGCGATTAAGCTTACCCCCTGGGAATCTTTCTCAAAAGATGTGATCCTGCTTATCCTTATTTTCATCATGGCTCTTTATTTATATGCCGGTGGACGTAAAGGAATTACTTTCAACAAAAGCAAGGCTGCGGACTTTGTCATGCTTGGAGTTACCGTCGTTTGTGTAGGTATTGCCATTTACGCGGTAGAGCACTTGCCTTACCTGGACTTCCGCGCTTATAAAGTGGGCACCAGCATCCCTACTGATATGCAGGCCAGCGAACCACTGCAATACGAGTACATTATGGTGAAGGATGGTAAAGAGGAGGCCTTCAGGGACTATCCTACGGATCCGGCATATGAGTTCAAGGAAATGAAGTTGCTCAATCCGGAAGCGCAGGCTAAAATCACGGACTATAATCTGTGGAATGACGAAGGCGATTTTACAGAGCAAAGCTTTGTTGGCAGTAAGCTGGCATTTATCATGTACAATACTGACAAGACTGATGCAGAGAGCCTGGAGGAAATCAAGAGTCTGCTAGCCCGCCTGCCTGCTAATATTGAGCCTGTCATCCTTACCTCAACGAGCGGACAGAAACTGGACTCATTTCTCAAAGAAAAAGGGCTGAATGTGCCTTATTATTTTGCTGATGCCACCGTATTGAAAACCATTATCAGGTCTAACCCGGGAATAGTGTTGCTGGATGAGGGAACGGTTAAAGGTAAATGGCATTACAATGATCTTCCCTCCGTAGCTGAAATAAACAGGCTGGCGGCCAGGTAA
- a CDS encoding DUF1599 domain-containing protein: MVGQTVSEYKEVISSCKELFEKKTSDYGTASWRILRLPSVTDLIFIKANRVRSIQEKGKQKVADNVQGEFMAIINYCLIAMMQLQLEGDTRLELPVAEAIDLYNKAAEDTLELLSNKNHDYGEAWRDMRVSSITDIILMKLLRIKQIEDNQGKTIVSEGVRANYQDMLNYAVFALIQMKDEKE; the protein is encoded by the coding sequence TTGGTCGGCCAAACGGTAAGCGAATATAAGGAAGTCATAAGCTCCTGCAAAGAACTTTTCGAAAAGAAAACCAGCGATTACGGCACAGCCAGTTGGCGTATTTTACGTCTTCCTTCCGTGACGGATCTGATATTTATTAAGGCAAACCGCGTACGCTCTATCCAGGAAAAGGGAAAGCAAAAAGTAGCAGATAATGTGCAGGGTGAGTTCATGGCCATCATCAATTATTGCCTTATTGCGATGATGCAATTGCAACTTGAAGGTGATACCCGCCTGGAACTGCCAGTGGCAGAAGCAATTGATTTGTACAACAAGGCCGCGGAAGATACGTTGGAGCTTCTGTCTAATAAAAACCATGACTATGGAGAGGCATGGCGTGACATGCGGGTAAGTTCTATTACGGACATTATCCTGATGAAGCTTCTCCGCATTAAGCAAATCGAAGATAACCAGGGAAAAACCATTGTGTCGGAAGGTGTAAGGGCTAATTACCAGGATATGCTTAACTATGCCGTGTTTGCGCTTATCCAAATGAAAGACGAAAAAGAATGA
- the folP gene encoding dihydropteroate synthase gives MGIVNVTPDSFYTGSRVNEEKDLLLRAEQMLTDGANILDIGGYSTRPGAQDISPAEEEKRVVTAVKAIYKAFPQAVISIDTFRAEVARKAVEAGAALINDVSGGTLDERMFETVAQLSVPYVLMHMKGTPQTMKSEANYQNLLEEIMSYFSEKVRVLTRMGVADIILDPGFGFAKTINHNFELLNKLEHFHIFGLPLMAGLSRKSMIHRTLQVTPEEALNGTTVCHTIALIKGASILRVHDVKEASQAIKLVRSTIN, from the coding sequence ATGGGAATTGTGAATGTAACACCCGATTCCTTCTATACCGGTAGCCGGGTAAACGAGGAGAAAGACCTGCTGCTTAGAGCTGAACAAATGCTGACGGATGGGGCAAACATTCTGGATATAGGCGGCTATTCCACACGCCCGGGCGCCCAGGATATTTCACCTGCAGAAGAAGAAAAAAGGGTTGTAACGGCCGTTAAAGCCATATATAAGGCTTTTCCCCAGGCGGTAATTTCGATAGACACCTTTCGGGCAGAGGTGGCGAGAAAAGCAGTAGAAGCAGGCGCAGCTCTGATCAATGATGTAAGTGGCGGAACGTTGGATGAAAGGATGTTTGAAACCGTCGCACAACTATCTGTTCCTTACGTGCTTATGCACATGAAAGGCACTCCCCAAACCATGAAATCGGAAGCTAATTATCAAAACCTTTTGGAGGAGATAATGAGTTATTTCAGCGAGAAGGTTCGCGTTTTGACTCGCATGGGTGTAGCCGATATTATTCTGGATCCGGGCTTTGGGTTTGCAAAAACCATCAACCATAATTTTGAATTACTTAACAAGCTCGAACATTTCCATATCTTTGGACTGCCATTGATGGCAGGGCTATCTCGTAAATCTATGATCCACCGTACTCTTCAGGTCACCCCGGAAGAAGCGCTGAACGGAACTACTGTGTGTCATACCATTGCGTTGATAAAAGGAGCTTCTATCCTGCGGGTTCATGATGTAAAGGAGGCTTCGCAGGCTATTAAACTGGTGAGATCGACAATTAATTGA
- the cdaA gene encoding diadenylate cyclase CdaA produces the protein MLTFAISIGFLNVTWVDFIDITLVSILLYQVYKLMKGSVAVKIFIGFLSLYLIYLVVRAAQMELLSNILGQFMGVGVLAMIILFQQEIRKFLLLIGKTTIFDRENLFKSFSFRRNQPVENVNITPIIEASKSLGGSNTGALIVISKSSELKFYAESGDLLDARISKRLLLSIFNKYSPLHDGAVIIHEGKIKAARCILPVTEREDISAQLGLRHRAAIGMSEVTDTLVLVVSEETGQMSIVHDGRLHHNLSAPELRKMINEYLFEERASKKSRKAKEEGTEEDGTVKSNEEKELNTTSS, from the coding sequence ATGCTAACGTTTGCTATCAGCATAGGATTTCTTAATGTCACCTGGGTAGATTTTATAGATATCACCCTGGTAAGCATCCTATTGTACCAGGTGTACAAGCTGATGAAAGGCAGCGTGGCGGTAAAGATCTTTATCGGGTTTCTGTCTCTCTACCTCATCTACCTGGTGGTTCGTGCAGCGCAAATGGAGCTGTTATCCAATATTCTGGGTCAGTTTATGGGTGTGGGTGTACTGGCCATGATCATTCTTTTTCAGCAGGAGATCAGAAAATTCCTTCTACTCATCGGCAAGACAACCATTTTCGACAGAGAAAACCTTTTCAAGAGCTTCTCGTTCCGCCGGAATCAGCCTGTAGAAAACGTTAATATCACCCCCATCATTGAGGCGTCAAAGTCCCTGGGTGGGAGTAATACCGGAGCGCTTATAGTCATCTCAAAAAGCTCCGAACTAAAGTTCTATGCTGAAAGCGGAGACTTACTCGATGCACGAATAAGTAAGCGCCTGCTACTCTCCATATTTAACAAGTACAGCCCTCTCCATGATGGAGCGGTTATTATACATGAAGGAAAGATAAAGGCGGCTCGCTGTATACTCCCTGTAACGGAGCGTGAGGACATCTCCGCACAGCTAGGCTTGCGCCACCGGGCAGCTATCGGCATGTCAGAAGTGACCGACACCCTGGTGTTGGTGGTCTCTGAAGAAACCGGGCAAATGTCTATCGTGCATGATGGTCGATTACATCATAACCTTTCGGCCCCGGAACTCAGAAAAATGATCAATGAATACCTCTTCGAAGAGCGTGCCAGTAAAAAAAGTCGCAAGGCTAAGGAAGAAGGTACAGAAGAAGATGGTACAGTTAAGAGCAATGAAGAAAAAGAGCTCAATACGACGTCTTCCTGA
- a CDS encoding S9 family peptidase produces the protein MTLTFPKRLLSLVAIIILSLPVVGQDKELLTLEEIFLSGTFRQQQIRGINWMKDGRYYTSQNGSESGENIDKYDITTGESVQTLVKGNTLENKGEPLRYGEYDLSADERKVLLASNIESIYRRSTIADYFVYDLEKGSLEKLDNEGRQSYATFSPDGSMVAYVRDNNLYVKDLASGKTTAITTTGERNKIIHGAADWVYEEEFSMSKAFAWSPDGSKIAYWTFDESAVREYNMQVWGGLYPSDYLLKYPKAGEDNSVVSISIFDTKAGESVKVDAGKETDMYIPRIYWAPDSKILSVIRMNRLQNQLDILHADASSGKTETVLSEESETYVDLNFIDDLTYLSDNKHFLRTSEKDGYKHIYLHKMDGSLVRQITKGEWVVDKFIGVDEKRALVYYISTENSPLQRHLYSIKLNGKGKKQLSKGDGTVSVNFSPDFQYYIQTKESVREPIKESLHRAPSGKEIKVLEDNETLRHTIDRFQFGQHEFTEFEAADGTPLNAYVIKPHDFDESKKYPVFMYVYGGPGSQTVVDTYFGSRELWLNYLATQGYIVVSVDNRGTGARGREFKHITYKQLGKYESEDQIAVAKQLAELPYVASDRIGIFGWSYGGYMSSLCLFTGSDVFSTAIAVAPVSNWRFYDTIYTERYLQRPQDNPSGYDDFSPLSHTEKLEGNYLLIHGTGDDNVHFQNAVALQDQLIYNSKQFESFYYPNRDHSIYGGNTRYHLFRMMTEFLKKNL, from the coding sequence ATGACTTTAACATTTCCCAAGAGATTATTATCCCTGGTTGCAATTATTATACTTAGCCTGCCAGTGGTGGGTCAGGACAAGGAACTACTCACGCTGGAGGAGATTTTTCTATCCGGAACCTTTCGTCAGCAGCAGATACGTGGTATTAACTGGATGAAAGATGGTCGGTACTACACAAGCCAGAACGGTAGCGAGTCCGGGGAAAATATTGATAAATATGACATCACAACCGGTGAAAGCGTCCAAACACTTGTAAAGGGAAACACCTTGGAAAATAAAGGGGAGCCTCTTCGCTATGGGGAATATGACCTTAGTGCAGACGAGCGTAAGGTACTTCTTGCAAGCAACATTGAAAGCATCTATCGGCGTTCGACTATTGCCGATTACTTTGTATATGACCTCGAAAAAGGCAGCCTGGAAAAACTCGATAATGAGGGAAGACAGTCATACGCTACGTTTTCACCCGATGGCAGCATGGTAGCCTACGTAAGGGACAACAACCTTTATGTGAAGGATTTGGCCTCAGGTAAAACCACAGCCATAACTACTACTGGCGAACGTAATAAGATAATACACGGGGCTGCAGATTGGGTATACGAGGAGGAGTTTAGCATGTCGAAAGCGTTTGCCTGGTCACCTGATGGCAGCAAAATTGCCTACTGGACCTTTGATGAAAGCGCCGTGAGGGAGTATAACATGCAGGTATGGGGAGGCCTGTACCCTTCTGACTACCTTTTGAAATACCCTAAAGCAGGGGAAGACAACTCTGTAGTTTCTATAAGTATATTTGATACCAAAGCGGGTGAAAGTGTGAAGGTAGATGCTGGCAAGGAAACTGACATGTATATTCCCCGAATATACTGGGCACCGGACAGCAAAATCCTGTCTGTAATCCGTATGAACCGCCTGCAAAATCAACTTGATATACTTCATGCAGATGCCTCCTCCGGAAAAACTGAAACAGTCCTCTCTGAAGAGTCTGAAACCTATGTAGACCTTAACTTCATTGATGATCTGACTTATCTCTCTGATAACAAACATTTCTTACGCACAAGCGAAAAAGATGGCTACAAACACATTTACCTTCATAAGATGGATGGTAGCCTGGTACGTCAGATCACAAAAGGCGAGTGGGTGGTTGACAAGTTTATTGGCGTGGATGAGAAAAGGGCTCTGGTATACTATATATCAACTGAAAACAGTCCGCTGCAACGTCATCTTTATAGTATTAAACTGAACGGAAAGGGAAAGAAGCAACTGAGCAAAGGTGATGGCACAGTATCTGTAAACTTCAGCCCTGACTTTCAATATTATATTCAGACCAAAGAGTCTGTCAGAGAGCCTATAAAAGAGAGCCTGCACCGCGCGCCCTCAGGCAAGGAAATTAAGGTGCTGGAGGACAACGAAACCCTTCGCCATACTATAGACCGTTTTCAATTCGGCCAACATGAGTTCACAGAATTCGAAGCCGCTGATGGTACTCCGCTTAATGCCTATGTGATAAAGCCACATGATTTTGACGAGTCTAAGAAGTATCCTGTCTTCATGTATGTGTACGGGGGGCCTGGCTCACAGACTGTGGTTGACACTTACTTTGGTTCCCGTGAACTATGGCTTAACTACCTTGCCACACAGGGCTACATCGTAGTAAGCGTAGATAACCGCGGTACCGGTGCCAGGGGCAGGGAGTTCAAACATATCACCTACAAGCAATTGGGGAAATATGAGAGCGAGGACCAGATAGCCGTTGCCAAACAACTTGCTGAGTTACCTTATGTAGCAAGTGATCGAATAGGCATTTTTGGTTGGAGCTATGGGGGTTACATGTCAAGTCTTTGCCTATTCACCGGAAGTGACGTATTCTCAACGGCTATAGCTGTAGCGCCTGTGTCTAACTGGCGTTTTTACGATACTATTTATACAGAACGATACCTGCAGCGCCCTCAGGATAACCCTTCCGGATATGACGACTTCTCCCCGTTAAGCCATACTGAAAAGCTTGAAGGCAATTATCTGCTTATCCATGGCACTGGTGATGATAATGTACATTTCCAAAATGCTGTAGCGTTACAAGATCAGCTAATTTACAATAGTAAGCAGTTTGAGTCTTTTTACTACCCTAATCGGGACCATAGCATATACGGGGGTAATACGCGTTACCACCTGTTTAGGATGATGACGGAGTTTTTAAAGAAAAACCTGTAG
- a CDS encoding aldehyde dehydrogenase, which translates to MKDRKNYIGGKFLPAVNGGLLDVVAPATEKVYARIPDSDDQDIALAVKAAEEAFPSWSGLSAEQRADHLRKVADSIESCLDELAELESIDTGKPVSLAKRVDIPRASANFRFFASAAEQFSSEAHIGSAMLNYTHRHPLGVVGCISPWNLPLYLLTWKIAPALAAGNTVVAKPSEVTPLTAARLGEICRDAGLPDGVLNIVHGRGTKAGQALVTNATVKAISFTGGTATGRAIATLAAPMFKKLSLELGGKNPSLVFADANFDEAVETSVRAAFTNQGEICLCGSRIFVQGDIYDEFKKAFVNKVKVLKVGNPSEKDTDIGALVSEEHRQKVMNYVDLAINEGGRILTGGKVPDQLARGYFYEPTVIEGLDAFCRTNTEEIFGPVVTIQPFFDEDEAVRYANTTEYGLSATVWTRDLDRAHRVSSRIKSGIVWINCWMMRDLRTPFGGVKNSGVGREGGWEAMRFFTEPQNVCIKRN; encoded by the coding sequence ATGAAGGATAGGAAAAACTATATCGGAGGCAAATTTTTGCCGGCTGTAAATGGCGGTCTTCTAGATGTGGTGGCACCTGCCACAGAAAAAGTTTACGCACGCATACCTGATTCCGACGATCAGGATATTGCTCTGGCAGTAAAAGCAGCCGAGGAGGCTTTCCCCTCATGGTCAGGGTTATCTGCAGAGCAGCGGGCAGACCACCTCAGAAAAGTAGCCGATTCAATAGAAAGCTGTCTTGATGAATTAGCGGAACTGGAAAGCATTGATACTGGTAAGCCCGTATCCCTAGCTAAGCGGGTAGATATACCACGTGCTTCGGCTAACTTTCGTTTTTTTGCCAGTGCTGCAGAGCAGTTTTCTTCTGAGGCCCATATAGGATCTGCTATGCTCAATTATACCCACCGTCATCCATTGGGAGTTGTTGGGTGTATAAGCCCCTGGAACCTGCCTCTTTACCTGCTTACCTGGAAGATCGCACCGGCCTTGGCTGCAGGCAATACCGTAGTGGCCAAACCTTCAGAGGTTACTCCGCTAACTGCAGCCAGGTTAGGAGAGATCTGCCGTGATGCCGGCCTGCCTGATGGGGTGTTGAATATTGTTCACGGGCGTGGGACAAAAGCCGGCCAGGCCCTTGTGACAAATGCCACCGTAAAAGCTATAAGCTTTACGGGGGGAACAGCCACAGGCAGAGCAATAGCCACCCTGGCGGCACCTATGTTTAAAAAACTAAGCCTCGAACTGGGCGGTAAAAACCCCAGCCTGGTATTTGCTGATGCAAATTTTGATGAGGCCGTAGAAACCTCTGTACGCGCTGCCTTTACTAACCAGGGAGAAATATGCCTCTGTGGTTCACGTATATTTGTACAAGGGGATATTTATGATGAGTTTAAAAAGGCTTTTGTAAATAAGGTGAAGGTACTAAAAGTGGGGAATCCTTCGGAAAAGGATACGGATATAGGAGCTTTAGTCTCTGAAGAGCACCGGCAGAAGGTAATGAATTATGTGGACCTGGCGATAAATGAAGGTGGCAGAATACTTACCGGAGGAAAGGTGCCTGATCAACTAGCCCGGGGGTATTTCTATGAACCGACGGTAATAGAGGGACTCGATGCTTTTTGCCGTACCAATACCGAAGAGATTTTTGGCCCTGTGGTAACGATACAGCCGTTTTTTGATGAAGATGAGGCCGTGCGGTATGCTAATACTACCGAATACGGTCTTTCCGCCACAGTGTGGACACGTGACCTCGACCGGGCTCACAGGGTATCTTCCCGGATAAAAAGTGGTATAGTATGGATAAACTGCTGGATGATGCGTGATCTGCGCACCCCTTTCGGCGGAGTGAAAAATAGCGGGGTTGGCCGCGAGGGTGGCTGGGAGGCCATGCGGTTTTTTACAGAGCCTCAGAATGTCTGCATTAAAAGAAACTAA
- a CDS encoding dipeptidase, translating to MKRYPVFDLHCDLLSYLASRPNSNPSDADDIGCAIPFLQRGRVRWQVLAIYSGTEKGSAHMAGEQVNAYRRLINNYGDVFTPVTSLDDANALTAGSKIGVTVSIENASGLCEEDETLERAFERLENIIEATGRVIYIGLTHHGENRFGGGNTTTAGLKDDGKALLEYLNGRKIAIDLAHTSDALAHGILDYLTKKSLDVPVIASHSNFRQVFEHPRNLPEELVKEVISRKGLIGMNFLRAYVNNDDPDALRQHILHGFNHGAKNAIAFGADYFYTKDHPDPTRIPFYFPEHASAERYPNVLESLQGDLSDKQLTDLAFGNVLQFVNRVWNEG from the coding sequence CCTGTATTCGACCTTCACTGTGACCTGCTTTCCTACCTGGCATCCCGGCCAAACTCCAACCCTTCTGATGCTGATGACATTGGCTGCGCCATTCCATTTCTGCAACGAGGCAGGGTAAGGTGGCAGGTGCTGGCTATATACTCTGGCACGGAAAAAGGAAGTGCGCACATGGCCGGAGAACAGGTTAATGCCTACCGGAGACTGATCAATAATTATGGGGATGTATTCACCCCGGTAACGTCACTGGATGACGCCAACGCCCTGACGGCAGGCTCTAAGATCGGGGTTACAGTAAGTATAGAGAATGCAAGTGGTCTTTGTGAGGAGGACGAAACCCTGGAAAGGGCTTTTGAACGGCTGGAAAATATTATTGAGGCTACCGGTAGGGTGATTTATATAGGCCTCACCCATCATGGTGAAAATAGATTTGGCGGAGGTAATACCACAACTGCCGGTCTGAAAGATGATGGTAAGGCCCTGCTGGAGTATCTAAATGGTAGAAAGATAGCGATAGACCTGGCGCATACCAGCGATGCTCTGGCTCATGGCATACTTGACTACCTCACCAAAAAGAGCCTGGATGTTCCTGTCATCGCCAGCCATTCTAACTTCCGGCAGGTATTTGAGCACCCAAGAAACCTGCCTGAAGAACTAGTAAAAGAGGTTATAAGCAGAAAGGGGCTTATCGGTATGAACTTCCTCAGGGCTTATGTAAATAACGATGATCCTGATGCGCTGAGGCAGCATATCCTTCATGGGTTTAACCATGGGGCTAAAAATGCCATAGCCTTCGGGGCTGATTACTTTTATACTAAGGATCATCCGGACCCTACCCGTATACCTTTTTACTTTCCGGAGCACGCCAGTGCCGAACGTTACCCCAATGTACTGGAAAGTCTGCAGGGGGACCTGAGTGATAAGCAACTTACAGACCTTGCCTTCGGGAATGTGCTGCAGTTTGTAAACCGTGTCTGGAATGAAGGATAG